A window of the Phragmites australis chromosome 20, lpPhrAust1.1, whole genome shotgun sequence genome harbors these coding sequences:
- the LOC133901942 gene encoding uncharacterized protein LOC133901942 isoform X2 produces MGCSISGLNALYDAATGGGDVWINERRFRVLRQIGEGGFAFVYLVREHQPPSDAALGRRASHVSEDGTYAMKKVLIQSKEQLDLVKEEIRVSSLFSHPNLLPLLDHAIIAVKGDWSHEAYLLFPVYLDGTLFDNANAMLPRKEFYSTADVLQIFRQLCEGLKHMHNFDPPYAHNDVKPGNVLITRRKGQAPVATLMDFGSARPARKEICSRSEALQLQEWAAEHCSAPYRAPELWDCPSHAVIDERTDIWSLGCTLYAIMYNVSPFEYALGESGGSLQLAIVNGQLKWPAGPNPPYPDELRQFVTWMLQPQPAMRPHIDDIVLHVDKLITKYLS; encoded by the exons ATGGGCTGTTCAATCTCGGGGCTCAACGCCCTCTACGACGCGGCgacgggcggcggcgacgtcTGGATCAACGAGCGCCGCTTCCGCGTCCTCCGCCAGATCGGCGAGGGCGGCTTTGCCTTCGTCTACCTCGTCAGGGAGCACCAGCCCCCGTCCGACGCCGCGCTCGGCAGGCGCGCCTCTCACGTCTCAG AGGATGGAACATATGCTATGAAGAAGGTGCTGATACAGAGCAAGGAGCAGCTGGATCTGGTGAAGGAGGAGATCCGTGTGTCGTCACTGTTCAGTCATCCCAATCTGTTGCCGCTTCTTGATCACGCCATAATAGCAGTCAAG GGAGATTGGAGCCATGAAGCATACCTTCTCTTTCCAGTCTATTTGGATGGTACTTTGTTTGACAACGCTAACGCCATGCTGCCCAGAAAGGAATTCTATTCGACAGCTGACGTGCTGCAAATTTTCCGGCAG CTGTGCGAAGGACTGAAGCACATGCACAACTTTGATCCTCCATATGCCCATAATGATGTTAAGCCTGGTAATGTTCTTATAACCCGTCGTAAAGGACAAGCGCCTGTTGCAACTTTAATGGATTTTGGAAGTGCAAGGCCTGCAAGAAAGGAAATCTGTTCTCGTTCTGAGGCTTTACAGTTGCAG GAATGGGCTGCTGAGCATTGCTCTGCACCTTATCGTGCACCTGAACTATGGGACTGCCCAAGCCATGCAGTTATTGATGAGAGGACAGACATCTGGTCTCTGGGATGCACCCTTTATGCTATCAT GTACAATGTTTCACCATTTGAATATGCTCTCGGTGAATCTGGAGGAAGCCTGCAACTTGCCATTGTCAATGGGCAGTTGAAGTGGCCAGCAGGACCCAACCCTCCTTATCCTGATGAACTTCGCCAGTTTGTTACCTGGATGCTTCAGCCTCAACCTGCAATGCGCCCTCACATCGACGATATAGTTCTTCATGTCGACAAGCTTATCACAAAATATTTGTCCTAA
- the LOC133902346 gene encoding putative F-box protein At5g52610: MEGKKIRAVDENARLICDDALTEVFHRLPARSLACCRLVCKSWLSVLSDLHFIHEHLSRGQQKLLLFANDRVNDRSLAMVLADDKESMYQLSRPMASRSIFVHNSCNGLLCLGDSTGAVELLNPMTGESLVLPMPMYTAGSSQFSSCNWHCLGFCPGTKEHKVVHFYPGAHIDSFKMLYEIYTIGDKVWRQVGSFHGAPTDRGVHVNGTVYYLTKFRYIASSRINCLNLESEKIDVMMLPPRESYGGHCSLTELEGRLCLLVVDGALEGPPRTMDILMLNSDDKQRWTPRYHLSLPWLMPTCYFTPKHTLFHDGKIWVQLLARNLYCYDPSSSSEELKMAWPELDFPFSTHTFIESIVPLRKDYFIKQIQ; this comes from the coding sequence ATGGAGGGGAAGAAAATAAGGGCAGTGGATGAGAATGCTCGGTTGATTTGTGATGATGCGCTCACGGAGGTCTTCCACAGGCTGCCTGCACGCTCGCTCGCATGTTGCAGGCTGGTGTGCAAGTCCTGGCTGTCTGTGCTCTCGGATCTGCACTTTATTCACGAGCACCTGAGCCGCGGCCAGCAGAAGCTGCTGCTCTTTGCGAATGACCGAGTGAATGATAGGTCTCTCGCCATGGTGCTTGCGGACGACAAGGAATCCATGTACCAGCTGTCGAGGCCCATGGCTTCTCGGAGCATCTTTGTGCACAATTCTTGCAATGGCCTGCTGTGCTTAGGTGACAGTACAGGAGCTGTGGAGCTGCTGAACCCAATGACTGGTGAATCTCTTGTGTTGCCAATGCCAATGTACACGGCTGGGAGCAGCCAGTTCTCATCCTGTAATTGGCACTGCTTGGGGTTTTGCCCAGGGACTAAGGAACACAAAGTTGTGCATTTCTATCCAGGAGCTCATATTGATTCTTTCAAGATGCTCTATGAGATATACACAATTGGAGATAAAGTCTGGAGACAAGTTGGGAGTTTTCATGGGGCTCCAACAGATAGAGGGGTGCATGTGAATGGAACAGTGTACTATCTGACGAAGTTCCGCTACATTGCTTCATCACGTATCAATTGTTTGAATCTTGAGAGTGAAAAAATTGATGTGATGATGCTTCCTCCACGCGAGTCTTATGGAGGGCATTGCTCTTTGACAGAGCTTGAGGGAAGGCTATGCTTGTTAGTTGTGGATGGTGCACTTGAAGGTCCACCTCGTACAATGGACATATTGATGCTCAATAGCGATGATAAGCAGAGGTGGACTCCCAGATACCACTTATCCTTGCCTTGGTTGATGCCTACATGTTATTTTACTCCAAAACACACTCTCTTCCATGATGGGAAAATTTGGGTGCAGTTGTTGGCTAGGAACCTCTACTGTTATGATCCAAGTTCAAGCTCAGAAGAACTGAAGATGGCCTGGCCAGAGCTTGACTTTCCATTTAGCACACATACTTTCATTGAAAGCATAGTTCCTCTGCGTAAAGACTATTTTATCAAGCAAATACAGTGA
- the LOC133901942 gene encoding uncharacterized protein LOC133901942 isoform X1: MGCSISGLNALYDAATGGGDVWINERRFRVLRQIGEGGFAFVYLVREHQPPSDAALGRRASHVSEDGTYAMKKVLIQSKEQLDLVKEEIRVSSLFSHPNLLPLLDHAIIAVKNQQGDWSHEAYLLFPVYLDGTLFDNANAMLPRKEFYSTADVLQIFRQLCEGLKHMHNFDPPYAHNDVKPGNVLITRRKGQAPVATLMDFGSARPARKEICSRSEALQLQEWAAEHCSAPYRAPELWDCPSHAVIDERTDIWSLGCTLYAIMYNVSPFEYALGESGGSLQLAIVNGQLKWPAGPNPPYPDELRQFVTWMLQPQPAMRPHIDDIVLHVDKLITKYLS, from the exons ATGGGCTGTTCAATCTCGGGGCTCAACGCCCTCTACGACGCGGCgacgggcggcggcgacgtcTGGATCAACGAGCGCCGCTTCCGCGTCCTCCGCCAGATCGGCGAGGGCGGCTTTGCCTTCGTCTACCTCGTCAGGGAGCACCAGCCCCCGTCCGACGCCGCGCTCGGCAGGCGCGCCTCTCACGTCTCAG AGGATGGAACATATGCTATGAAGAAGGTGCTGATACAGAGCAAGGAGCAGCTGGATCTGGTGAAGGAGGAGATCCGTGTGTCGTCACTGTTCAGTCATCCCAATCTGTTGCCGCTTCTTGATCACGCCATAATAGCAGTCAAG AATCAACAGGGAGATTGGAGCCATGAAGCATACCTTCTCTTTCCAGTCTATTTGGATGGTACTTTGTTTGACAACGCTAACGCCATGCTGCCCAGAAAGGAATTCTATTCGACAGCTGACGTGCTGCAAATTTTCCGGCAG CTGTGCGAAGGACTGAAGCACATGCACAACTTTGATCCTCCATATGCCCATAATGATGTTAAGCCTGGTAATGTTCTTATAACCCGTCGTAAAGGACAAGCGCCTGTTGCAACTTTAATGGATTTTGGAAGTGCAAGGCCTGCAAGAAAGGAAATCTGTTCTCGTTCTGAGGCTTTACAGTTGCAG GAATGGGCTGCTGAGCATTGCTCTGCACCTTATCGTGCACCTGAACTATGGGACTGCCCAAGCCATGCAGTTATTGATGAGAGGACAGACATCTGGTCTCTGGGATGCACCCTTTATGCTATCAT GTACAATGTTTCACCATTTGAATATGCTCTCGGTGAATCTGGAGGAAGCCTGCAACTTGCCATTGTCAATGGGCAGTTGAAGTGGCCAGCAGGACCCAACCCTCCTTATCCTGATGAACTTCGCCAGTTTGTTACCTGGATGCTTCAGCCTCAACCTGCAATGCGCCCTCACATCGACGATATAGTTCTTCATGTCGACAAGCTTATCACAAAATATTTGTCCTAA
- the LOC133901942 gene encoding uncharacterized protein LOC133901942 isoform X3 has translation MGCSISGLNALYDAATGGGDVWINERRFRVLRQIGEGGFAFVYLVREHQPPSDAALGRRASHVSEDGTYAMKKVLIQSKEQLDLVKEEIRVSSLFSHPNLLPLLDHAIIAVKNQQGDWSHEAYLLFPVYLDGTLFDNANAMLPRKEFYSTADVLQIFRQEWAAEHCSAPYRAPELWDCPSHAVIDERTDIWSLGCTLYAIMYNVSPFEYALGESGGSLQLAIVNGQLKWPAGPNPPYPDELRQFVTWMLQPQPAMRPHIDDIVLHVDKLITKYLS, from the exons ATGGGCTGTTCAATCTCGGGGCTCAACGCCCTCTACGACGCGGCgacgggcggcggcgacgtcTGGATCAACGAGCGCCGCTTCCGCGTCCTCCGCCAGATCGGCGAGGGCGGCTTTGCCTTCGTCTACCTCGTCAGGGAGCACCAGCCCCCGTCCGACGCCGCGCTCGGCAGGCGCGCCTCTCACGTCTCAG AGGATGGAACATATGCTATGAAGAAGGTGCTGATACAGAGCAAGGAGCAGCTGGATCTGGTGAAGGAGGAGATCCGTGTGTCGTCACTGTTCAGTCATCCCAATCTGTTGCCGCTTCTTGATCACGCCATAATAGCAGTCAAG AATCAACAGGGAGATTGGAGCCATGAAGCATACCTTCTCTTTCCAGTCTATTTGGATGGTACTTTGTTTGACAACGCTAACGCCATGCTGCCCAGAAAGGAATTCTATTCGACAGCTGACGTGCTGCAAATTTTCCGGCAG GAATGGGCTGCTGAGCATTGCTCTGCACCTTATCGTGCACCTGAACTATGGGACTGCCCAAGCCATGCAGTTATTGATGAGAGGACAGACATCTGGTCTCTGGGATGCACCCTTTATGCTATCAT GTACAATGTTTCACCATTTGAATATGCTCTCGGTGAATCTGGAGGAAGCCTGCAACTTGCCATTGTCAATGGGCAGTTGAAGTGGCCAGCAGGACCCAACCCTCCTTATCCTGATGAACTTCGCCAGTTTGTTACCTGGATGCTTCAGCCTCAACCTGCAATGCGCCCTCACATCGACGATATAGTTCTTCATGTCGACAAGCTTATCACAAAATATTTGTCCTAA